One genomic segment of Streptococcus salivarius includes these proteins:
- a CDS encoding ABC transporter permease encodes MFNQLKSLLWLRKRVIKSNKTIILQILLPLGFAFLYKHIYEIQGSLNNSMKVNLLVNCLALSLSLSVGNPISTIVSEEKEKNILRTLFLSGVNSKNYILSVLFYPVLISLVMTTAIPRILELNIENNYGPYLIISLATALVMMLINLFIGLISKTQVSAQVISLPVSMISMFIPMLSGISKDFDNVTKYSYMGLFTKSISQLESFKWQDQIASSLSLLAWLLLFATLTILQSKRLRKIS; translated from the coding sequence ATGTTTAACCAATTAAAATCTTTACTATGGCTTAGAAAGCGAGTTATCAAATCTAATAAAACCATTATCCTACAAATTCTCCTTCCTTTAGGGTTTGCCTTTCTCTACAAACATATCTATGAGATTCAAGGTAGCCTAAACAACTCAATGAAAGTCAATCTATTAGTCAACTGTTTAGCCCTATCTTTGAGTTTATCAGTTGGAAATCCAATCAGTACTATTGTTTCCGAAGAAAAGGAAAAAAATATTTTAAGAACCTTATTTTTAAGTGGTGTTAACAGTAAAAACTATATTCTTTCAGTTTTATTTTATCCAGTGCTTATTAGCTTAGTTATGACAACTGCTATTCCGAGAATACTCGAACTTAATATTGAAAATAATTATGGTCCTTATCTTATCATCTCGCTTGCTACAGCTTTAGTAATGATGCTGATTAATCTTTTCATCGGATTAATCAGTAAAACTCAAGTATCTGCCCAAGTAATTAGCCTTCCAGTATCAATGATTAGTATGTTTATTCCAATGCTTTCAGGGATTAGTAAAGATTTCGATAATGTCACGAAGTACAGTTATATGGGATTGTTCACAAAATCTATAAGCCAGCTTGAAAGCTTTAAGTGGCAAGACCAAATAGCAAGCTCACTTTCTCTACTAGCCTGGTTACTCCTCTTTGCTACACTGACCATTCTACAATCTAAGAGATTACGAAAAATATCCTAA
- a CDS encoding ABC transporter ATP-binding protein translates to MTNLIVAKQLTKEFQKYKAIENLNFTVEKGEILGFLGPSGSGKTTTINILTGQLTPSQGETYILGKSSLQLKEDDLSKIGLITENSGFYEKLTLYDNLLFFAKLYNVSTEYVDDLLKRVGLYDHRKTLAEKLSTGMKQRMLLVRAIINKPKVLFLDEPTSGLDPSTSQTIHSLIEELKQQGTTIFLTTHDMHEATILCDKIVLLNKGKIVEEGKPAELIQKYNTNKMVKVTYCSGQEKVIPFSELNHISATQDIQTIHSCEPTLEDIFIQLTGGKLNV, encoded by the coding sequence ATGACAAACCTTATCGTAGCAAAACAATTAACCAAAGAATTTCAAAAATATAAAGCAATAGAAAATCTAAACTTCACAGTTGAAAAAGGTGAAATTCTAGGTTTCCTTGGACCATCAGGATCTGGTAAAACGACAACGATCAATATCTTAACAGGTCAACTCACTCCTAGTCAGGGAGAAACTTATATTTTGGGCAAATCATCCCTTCAGTTAAAAGAAGATGATTTGTCAAAGATTGGTTTAATCACTGAAAATAGTGGTTTTTATGAAAAATTGACACTTTATGACAATCTTCTATTCTTCGCAAAACTCTATAATGTTTCGACAGAGTATGTTGATGATTTGTTAAAACGTGTAGGTCTTTATGACCATCGTAAAACCTTGGCAGAAAAGCTCTCCACAGGGATGAAACAACGGATGCTTTTAGTGAGAGCTATCATAAACAAGCCAAAAGTTCTCTTTCTTGATGAACCTACTTCTGGACTAGATCCATCAACGTCTCAAACCATTCATTCTCTTATTGAAGAACTAAAACAACAAGGAACAACCATTTTTCTGACGACACATGACATGCACGAGGCTACAATTTTGTGCGATAAGATTGTACTTCTAAATAAAGGTAAGATTGTCGAAGAAGGTAAACCTGCTGAACTTATTCAGAAATATAATACAAATAAAATGGTAAAAGTGACCTACTGCTCAGGTCAAGAAAAAGTGATTCCTTTCTCTGAATTAAATCATATTAGTGCTACTCAAGATATTCAAACCATCCACTCATGTGAACCAACTTTAGAGGACATCTTCATCCAACTTACAGGAGGAAAACTTAATGTTTAA
- a CDS encoding helix-turn-helix domain-containing protein, translating into MSEDIKIKIGKRIREERERQGLTREQVCDTEEELTVKQLMRIELGRSLPTIVKLQYISDKLGVSLNYLLGETKLDIPEDYYQAKYKLMKSPVYGDPERIKKKLQDIEDLYDNYIDILPEEELLTIDIIERTLNFISEEKKEDLVEIVFEDYLNQVLKKEQYTLNDLLLIKYYSVQCQSSSYDESMIENFRKKLIKQRLQGDELTNVELLGALSAIAGIYVMHHEYEHMKSLVDKMYEIIHSIMQHSYQPGITMLEAKYYLFYENNINKATELYSTATVLADAFGDQVFIKNLKMEINKDLKTINESK; encoded by the coding sequence ATGTCAGAAGATATTAAAATCAAGATTGGAAAAAGAATTCGTGAAGAACGTGAACGTCAAGGGTTAACACGTGAGCAAGTTTGTGATACCGAAGAAGAATTAACCGTCAAACAACTGATGAGAATCGAGCTTGGACGTTCTTTACCAACCATTGTAAAACTGCAGTATATCAGTGATAAATTGGGAGTTTCCCTAAACTACCTGTTAGGTGAAACAAAACTAGACATTCCTGAAGATTATTATCAGGCTAAATATAAACTCATGAAGTCTCCTGTCTATGGCGACCCGGAACGTATCAAGAAAAAACTACAAGATATTGAAGACCTCTACGACAACTATATTGATATTCTACCAGAAGAAGAACTTTTAACCATTGATATCATTGAAAGAACCCTGAATTTTATATCTGAAGAGAAGAAAGAAGATCTTGTTGAGATTGTATTTGAAGATTATTTAAATCAAGTATTGAAAAAGGAACAGTACACATTGAATGATCTTTTATTGATAAAATATTATTCTGTACAGTGCCAATCATCTTCATATGATGAATCTATGATCGAGAATTTTCGAAAAAAATTGATAAAACAAAGATTGCAAGGAGATGAATTAACCAATGTAGAACTATTGGGAGCATTATCAGCTATAGCTGGGATATATGTTATGCACCATGAATACGAACATATGAAGTCTCTCGTCGATAAGATGTATGAAATCATACATTCCATTATGCAACACTCATATCAGCCAGGTATAACAATGCTTGAAGCAAAATACTATCTCTTCTATGAGAATAACATAAATAAAGCAACTGAACTCTATAGTACGGCAACTGTTCTGGCTGATGCTTTCGGTGACCAAGTCTTCATCAAGAATTTAAAAATGGAAATAAATAAAGATTTAAAGACAATTAACGAGTCAAAGTGA